Proteins encoded together in one Miscanthus floridulus cultivar M001 chromosome 16, ASM1932011v1, whole genome shotgun sequence window:
- the LOC136510520 gene encoding uncharacterized protein encodes MAIPNYTYLKLKMPGPNGIITVSSAFLHAFTCDHEHYELATAVVNSSELSRLGESSVLATLDCNQPTSSSAFRPLEETNMVGIDPTNPTKTVRIGTQLPAK; translated from the coding sequence atggcaatccccaactacacctacctcaagctgaagatgccaggaccaaatggCATCATCACTGTGAGCAGCGCATTCTTGCATGCCTTCACGTGTGACCACGAAcactatgagctcgccactgcggtcgtcaactcgtccgaaCTCTCACGGCTCGGGGAGTCGTCGGTCCTGGCAACCCTGGACTGTAACCAACCAACTTCCTCGTCGGCCTTCCGCCCGCTTGAAGAAACCAAtatggtgggaatcgaccccaccaacccaaccaagacagttcggatcgggacccagctcccagccaaatag